In a single window of the Gadus macrocephalus chromosome 6, ASM3116895v1 genome:
- the LOC132459111 gene encoding cAMP-specific 3',5'-cyclic phosphodiesterase 4D: protein MQNNERSVDDSQRDSDDSPDSPEPEPFLCMEPLLVRRLSCRTLQLPPLAFRQAEQYYYAHRPEADTALPKPPRPTTLPLRTPPLIAITAADAER, encoded by the exons ATGCAAAATAATGAGCGGTCTGTGGACGACAGCCAAAGGGACAGT gatgaCTCCCCAGATTCTCCCGAGCCGGAGCCCTTCCTGTGCATGGAGCCCCTCCTGGTGCGGAGGCTGTCCTGCAGGACCCTGCAGCTCCCCCCCCTGGCCTTCAGACAGGCCGAGCAGTACTACTACGCCCACAGGCCGGAGGCGGACACGGCCCTCCCCAAGCCCCCGCGGCCCACCACCCTGCCGCTACGCACCCCGCCACTCATCGCCATCACCGCTGCCGACGCTGAAAGGTAG